One genomic segment of Acinetobacter sp. C26M includes these proteins:
- a CDS encoding phosphoglycerate mutase family protein — translation MTLHLLPKSMFEAIDLLPDASTPVTLFTRHSLRELVNGQGLAGYDLQLTEQGRDLAYAWGQYLIQNTDRAIQHCISSPIQRCVDTAALMIEGADETRKVVNTHQIEIVEQRLLVEPGSFVLDIQQAAPYFRKQGALGFINSFVNNALPGMKHPITGVFDVLELLYHTHPTQQNGLSLAVSHDTILAAIVAVISGKNQIEQTDWPDMMEGLFVWFEGEDFNSSKLKWIWRGKREELTIQDFKNT, via the coding sequence ATGACTCTACATTTATTGCCCAAAAGCATGTTTGAAGCAATTGATTTACTTCCAGATGCTTCTACACCTGTAACCTTATTTACACGTCATTCTTTGCGCGAATTGGTAAATGGTCAGGGTTTGGCTGGCTATGATTTGCAATTGACTGAACAAGGGCGGGATCTGGCTTATGCTTGGGGGCAATATTTAATTCAAAATACGGATCGAGCGATTCAGCATTGTATTTCTAGCCCGATTCAGCGCTGTGTGGATACTGCTGCTTTAATGATTGAAGGGGCTGATGAAACGCGCAAAGTTGTTAATACTCACCAAATAGAAATTGTTGAACAGCGTTTATTGGTTGAACCAGGCAGCTTTGTTCTGGATATACAGCAGGCAGCCCCTTATTTTCGTAAACAGGGTGCATTAGGTTTTATTAATAGCTTTGTAAATAATGCTTTACCTGGGATGAAACATCCAATTACGGGTGTATTTGATGTATTGGAATTGCTTTATCATACCCATCCGACCCAACAAAATGGTTTAAGTTTAGCTGTGAGTCATGACACGATTCTTGCTGCAATTGTTGCGGTGATCTCGGGTAAAAACCAAATTGAACAAACAGATTGGCCTGACATGATGGAAGGTTTGTTTGTATGGTTTGAGGGTGAGGACTTTAACAGTAGTAAGTTAAAATGGATTTGGCGTGGTAAGCGCGAAGAATTGACTATTCAAGATTTTAAAAACACATAG
- the recA gene encoding recombinase RecA, with translation MDDNKSKALQAALSQIEKQFGKNTVMRLGDNTVQAVEAVSTGSLTLDIALGIGGLPKGRIIEIYGPESSGKTTMTLQAIAQCQKNGGTCAFIDAEHALDPEYARKLGVDIDNLLVSQPDHGEQALEIADMLVRSGAIDLIVVDSVAALTPKAEIEGEMGDSHMGLQARLMSQALRKITGNAKRSNCMVIFINQIRMKIGVMFGSPETTTGGNALKFYASVRLDIRRIGQVKEGDEITGNETRVKVVKNKMAPPFKEAVFQIMYGKGTNQLGELVDLAVQQDIVQKAGAWYSYQGNKIGQGKNNVIRHFEENSQMAQEIEKLIREQLLTKNKPAESTDIEEEEPDFLES, from the coding sequence ATGGATGATAATAAAAGTAAGGCGTTACAAGCTGCATTAAGTCAAATTGAAAAGCAATTTGGCAAAAATACAGTGATGCGCTTAGGTGATAACACTGTACAAGCAGTTGAAGCTGTATCTACAGGTTCTTTAACACTTGATATCGCATTAGGGATTGGCGGATTACCTAAAGGCCGTATCATCGAAATTTACGGTCCTGAATCTTCAGGTAAAACGACCATGACACTGCAAGCAATTGCGCAATGTCAAAAAAATGGCGGTACATGTGCCTTTATCGATGCCGAACATGCATTAGATCCAGAATACGCACGTAAACTCGGTGTTGATATTGACAATCTATTGGTGTCACAACCAGATCACGGTGAACAAGCGCTCGAAATCGCTGACATGTTGGTTCGCTCAGGTGCAATTGATCTGATCGTTGTCGACTCTGTTGCAGCATTGACCCCGAAAGCCGAAATTGAAGGCGAAATGGGTGACTCACATATGGGCTTACAAGCACGATTAATGAGTCAGGCACTTCGTAAAATTACCGGTAATGCTAAGCGTTCAAACTGTATGGTGATCTTCATTAACCAAATCCGTATGAAGATTGGTGTGATGTTTGGTAGCCCTGAAACCACAACGGGTGGTAACGCACTTAAATTCTACGCTTCAGTACGTTTAGATATTCGTCGTATTGGTCAAGTAAAAGAAGGCGACGAAATCACAGGTAACGAAACGCGCGTTAAAGTTGTAAAAAACAAAATGGCGCCTCCGTTCAAAGAAGCTGTGTTCCAAATCATGTATGGTAAAGGGACTAACCAGCTCGGTGAATTGGTTGATCTCGCAGTTCAACAAGATATCGTACAAAAAGCAGGTGCTTGGTATTCATATCAAGGCAATAAAATTGGTCAAGGTAAGAATAACGTGATTCGTCACTTTGAAGAGAATTCACAAATGGCTCAGGAAATTGAAAAGCTGATTCGTGAACAACTTCTCACCAAGAACAAACCAGCCGAAAGTACAGACATTGAAGAAGAAGAACCAGATTTCTTAGAAAGCTAA
- a CDS encoding IscS subfamily cysteine desulfurase produces the protein MKRPIYLDYAATTPVLPEVAERMMECLTFEGTFGNPASRSHAYGWQAEEKAEYAREQVANLIKADPREIVWTSGATESDNLALKGIAQFYGSKGKHIITSKIEHKAVLDPCRELEEQGFEITYLEPEPRTGLITPEMVKAALRPDTILVSLMMVNNEIGTVTDVAAIGELTRANKTFFHVDAAQAAGKVEIDLSTMKVDLMSFSGHKVYGPKGIGALFVRRSPRVRLKAQMHGGGHERGMRSGTLATHQIVGMGEAFEIAGKTMQAEQERIRKLRDKLWNGLQDLEQVFLNGHPTQNVANYLNVSFNFVEGESLMMALKDVAVSSGSACTSATLEPSYVLRALGLSDELAHSSIRFSFGKYTTEADIDHVLTITKAAVEKLRELSPLWDMYKEGIDLSTVEWAEH, from the coding sequence ATGAAACGTCCAATTTATCTTGATTACGCAGCAACGACTCCTGTACTGCCTGAAGTTGCAGAACGCATGATGGAATGTTTAACGTTCGAAGGGACATTTGGTAACCCTGCGTCACGTTCACATGCCTATGGTTGGCAAGCAGAAGAAAAAGCCGAATATGCACGTGAGCAAGTTGCAAACCTCATCAAAGCAGATCCTCGTGAAATCGTTTGGACTTCAGGTGCGACTGAATCTGACAACTTAGCATTAAAAGGGATTGCTCAGTTCTACGGCTCGAAAGGCAAGCACATCATTACAAGTAAAATCGAACACAAAGCTGTGTTAGACCCTTGTCGTGAACTTGAAGAACAAGGTTTCGAAATTACATATTTAGAACCAGAACCACGTACAGGTTTAATTACACCTGAGATGGTTAAAGCCGCTTTACGTCCAGATACTATTCTTGTGTCACTGATGATGGTGAACAACGAAATTGGTACAGTGACAGATGTTGCTGCAATTGGTGAATTAACACGCGCCAACAAGACATTCTTCCATGTCGATGCTGCACAAGCTGCGGGTAAAGTTGAGATTGATCTTTCAACCATGAAAGTCGACTTAATGAGTTTCTCTGGTCATAAAGTTTATGGTCCTAAAGGCATTGGCGCACTTTTCGTTCGTCGTAGCCCACGTGTTCGCTTAAAAGCTCAAATGCACGGTGGTGGTCATGAGCGTGGTATGCGTTCTGGTACTTTAGCGACACATCAAATTGTTGGTATGGGTGAAGCTTTTGAAATTGCTGGCAAAACTATGCAAGCAGAGCAAGAGCGTATCCGTAAATTACGCGACAAGCTTTGGAATGGTTTACAAGACCTTGAACAAGTGTTCTTGAATGGCCACCCAACGCAAAACGTTGCAAACTATCTAAATGTCAGCTTCAACTTTGTTGAAGGTGAATCACTGATGATGGCACTGAAAGATGTTGCTGTTTCAAGCGGTTCAGCATGTACATCTGCAACTTTAGAGCCTTCATACGTTTTACGTGCTTTAGGTTTATCTGATGAGTTAGCGCACAGTTCAATCCGTTTCAGTTTTGGCAAATACACAACTGAAGCAGATATTGATCACGTGTTAACAATTACCAAAGCTGCAGTTGAGAAATTGCGTGAACTTTCTCCGCTTTGGGATATGTACAAAGAAGGTATCGACCTTTCAACAGTTGAATGGGCTGAACACTAA
- a CDS encoding YbgF trimerization domain-containing protein: MLKKHSVLFIALLSSAHLYANVPIESRSLSQQQANNVVAGSPSLNWEIMQKNQKLEEEIRKLRGQLEEHDNSIEQLKKELTNRYTDLDQRLELLSQKIDPPEDNPEAQDATAATATNNIEAAAPAIAPTAPVQQQQTAPAAKAQQPSAVQPPANTATTSNTTNQIELEKAAYTVALDAYKQGGAKKAIQPMQNFIKNHPNGIYVGNAYFWLAEFYLAVEPVDYKAAKQNYNIVATRYPNSAKASRAVYQLYSIAKEVDKNTALANQYRSKLLSQYPQSEEAKFIQKK, translated from the coding sequence ATGCTAAAAAAGCATTCCGTACTTTTTATTGCCCTGCTCAGTAGTGCGCATTTATATGCCAATGTTCCAATTGAATCGCGCTCTTTAAGCCAACAGCAAGCCAATAACGTTGTTGCAGGCTCTCCAAGTCTAAACTGGGAAATCATGCAAAAGAACCAGAAGCTTGAAGAAGAAATTCGTAAGTTACGTGGTCAACTTGAAGAACATGATAATTCGATCGAACAATTGAAAAAAGAACTCACCAATCGCTATACTGATCTTGATCAGCGCTTAGAGTTACTTTCACAAAAAATTGATCCACCAGAAGATAACCCTGAAGCCCAAGATGCAACCGCTGCAACTGCAACAAACAATATAGAAGCCGCTGCACCTGCAATCGCACCAACGGCTCCAGTACAGCAACAACAAACAGCACCAGCAGCTAAAGCACAACAACCATCTGCTGTTCAACCACCAGCGAATACAGCAACAACAAGCAATACCACCAACCAAATCGAGTTAGAAAAAGCAGCCTATACCGTTGCGCTTGACGCCTATAAACAAGGTGGTGCAAAAAAAGCAATCCAACCAATGCAAAACTTCATTAAAAACCACCCCAATGGTATCTATGTTGGCAATGCATATTTTTGGTTAGCTGAATTTTATTTGGCTGTTGAGCCAGTAGACTATAAAGCAGCCAAGCAAAACTATAATATTGTAGCCACACGCTACCCTAATTCAGCTAAAGCATCACGTGCGGTTTATCAGCTATATAGTATTGCCAAAGAGGTAGATAAAAATACTGCTTTAGCAAATCAATATAGAAGCAAACTGCTCAGCCAATACCCACAATCTGAAGAAGCCAAATTTATTCAGAAAAAATAA
- a CDS encoding HAD-IA family hydrolase has translation MSYSDLQQPIAMFDMDGTLLDLAFDDFIWNHCLPERHAQVHQRTLEQSKQTLFQFYQQHKHTLSWYSSAYWTAKVGVDVLQLQYEHREKIRARIGCHQLLQQLTARGYRCWLLTNADRAGLQLKLENVELSPYFELMVSSEELGHAKEEVAFWQKLQQSHPFDPAQAVFIDDTIAVLKGAEDFGITQLFSILQPSSNKPAKAATELPYPALDHLTELFDYLETNQQVTDAKTA, from the coding sequence ATGTCATATTCAGATTTACAGCAGCCAATCGCCATGTTTGACATGGATGGTACCTTACTCGATTTAGCCTTTGATGATTTTATTTGGAATCATTGTTTGCCTGAACGACACGCTCAAGTACATCAACGTACGCTGGAGCAAAGTAAACAAACATTGTTTCAATTCTACCAACAACATAAGCATACACTATCTTGGTATTCTTCGGCGTACTGGACGGCTAAAGTAGGTGTTGATGTTTTACAACTGCAATACGAACATCGTGAAAAAATTCGTGCACGTATCGGCTGCCACCAACTCTTACAGCAATTAACAGCTAGAGGTTATCGTTGCTGGTTACTGACCAATGCCGATCGCGCTGGTCTACAACTGAAACTTGAAAATGTTGAACTCAGCCCCTACTTTGAACTTATGGTCAGTAGTGAAGAGTTAGGGCATGCCAAAGAGGAAGTCGCTTTTTGGCAAAAGTTACAACAGTCACACCCATTCGATCCCGCACAAGCGGTATTTATCGATGATACGATTGCAGTACTTAAAGGTGCTGAAGATTTTGGTATTACCCAATTATTCAGCATCTTGCAGCCTTCCAGTAATAAACCAGCAAAAGCTGCAACCGAACTGCCATATCCTGCACTTGACCATTTAACCGAACTTTTTGATTATCTTGAAACCAACCAACAGGTAACAGATGCCAAAACAGCATGA
- a CDS encoding HU family DNA-binding protein, translating to MNKSELIDAIAEKGGVSKSDAGKALDATIASITEALKKGDTVTLVGFGTFSVKERAARTGRNPKTGEELQIKASKVPSFKAGKGLKDSVA from the coding sequence ATGAATAAATCAGAATTAATTGATGCGATTGCTGAAAAAGGGGGAGTGTCTAAATCGGATGCTGGTAAAGCACTCGATGCGACAATCGCGTCAATCACTGAAGCACTTAAAAAAGGTGATACGGTTACTTTAGTTGGTTTCGGTACTTTCAGCGTTAAAGAACGTGCTGCTCGTACAGGTCGTAACCCTAAAACTGGTGAAGAGCTTCAAATCAAAGCAAGCAAAGTACCTAGCTTCAAAGCTGGTAAGGGTTTAAAAGATTCGGTTGCGTAA
- the iscU gene encoding Fe-S cluster assembly scaffold IscU, with the protein MAYSEKVIDHYENPRNVGVLDKNAENVGTGMVGAPACGDVMRLQIQVDDNGVIEEARFKTYGCGSAIASSSLVTEWLKGKTLDEAQSIKNIDIATELALPPVKVHCSVLAEDAIKAAIEDYRGKKAKA; encoded by the coding sequence ATGGCTTATAGCGAAAAAGTAATTGATCATTACGAAAACCCTCGTAATGTTGGTGTTTTAGACAAAAATGCAGAAAACGTAGGTACAGGTATGGTCGGCGCACCAGCTTGTGGCGACGTGATGCGTTTACAGATTCAAGTCGATGACAATGGCGTAATTGAAGAAGCTCGCTTCAAAACTTACGGCTGTGGTTCTGCAATTGCATCAAGCTCTCTTGTAACCGAATGGTTAAAAGGTAAAACGCTTGATGAAGCTCAATCAATCAAGAATATTGATATCGCGACTGAGCTTGCACTTCCACCAGTGAAAGTACACTGCTCTGTATTGGCTGAAGATGCAATTAAAGCTGCGATTGAAGATTATCGCGGTAAAAAAGCGAAAGCTTAA
- a CDS encoding S4 domain-containing protein, giving the protein MPKQHETDSMDAMRIDKWLWAARFFKTRSIAKTAIEGGKVHHNNDRVKVSRDVRIGMELTIQQGFEKKTVVVKALSSVRGGAPAAQLLYEETTESIARRELHASQRKLHNLARPDHRPSKKDRRDINRFKQENVQSWSYHDE; this is encoded by the coding sequence ATGCCAAAACAGCATGAAACAGACAGCATGGATGCCATGCGTATTGATAAATGGCTTTGGGCAGCACGTTTTTTTAAAACACGCTCGATAGCCAAAACCGCGATTGAAGGTGGCAAAGTTCATCACAACAATGATCGGGTGAAAGTGTCTAGAGATGTGCGTATTGGAATGGAATTGACCATTCAACAAGGTTTCGAGAAAAAAACCGTGGTTGTGAAAGCACTTTCTTCTGTACGTGGTGGTGCACCAGCCGCTCAACTGCTTTATGAAGAAACAACGGAAAGTATTGCGCGTAGAGAGTTGCATGCATCGCAACGAAAATTGCATAATCTAGCCCGACCAGATCATCGACCAAGTAAAAAAGATCGTCGTGATATCAATCGTTTTAAACAAGAAAATGTTCAGTCTTGGTCTTATCATGATGAATAG
- a CDS encoding Rrf2 family transcriptional regulator translates to MRLTTRGRYAVTALLDLALQPTEQTITLAEIAARQSISVAYLEQLFAKLKRHGLVSSVRGANGGYHLARTASEITVLEIIEAVNETVDATRCDHKGNCQNGAMCLTHDLWQELSHHIADYLAKITLADLIARDNVQTVALRQNSPSLDSALLSVTGI, encoded by the coding sequence ATGCGTCTTACAACTCGCGGTCGTTACGCAGTGACTGCTCTACTTGATTTAGCTTTGCAGCCAACTGAACAAACGATCACGCTTGCGGAAATAGCAGCACGCCAATCCATTTCAGTCGCTTATTTAGAACAGTTATTCGCAAAACTTAAACGTCATGGGTTAGTTTCAAGCGTTCGTGGTGCAAATGGTGGCTATCACCTTGCCCGCACTGCAAGTGAAATCACTGTGCTAGAAATTATCGAAGCTGTAAATGAAACTGTCGATGCAACCCGTTGTGACCATAAAGGCAACTGCCAAAATGGTGCAATGTGTCTAACACACGACTTATGGCAAGAACTCTCCCACCATATTGCCGATTATCTCGCAAAAATCACCCTTGCTGATTTAATTGCGCGTGACAACGTTCAAACTGTTGCTCTACGCCAAAATTCACCAAGCTTAGATTCAGCCCTTCTATCGGTTACAGGTATTTGA
- a CDS encoding 3'(2'),5'-bisphosphate nucleotidase CysQ, producing MFIKTLAPQDQLISQLVPIMAQASQILLEEYQSYCAGCEFNIQEKSDDSPVTQADLKVNHFLLKHLASVTPQLPVLSEESDYSARAEWQRCWMLDPLDGTKEFIHERDEFTINLSLIDGHETTFAIIAVPCEQVMYIGYTSKLPYKYNFSRQEWFQYQIEEHDVASPLQIGLSHNSKNPKYKNFIEPILQHREVERREAGSAYKFCMMLEGEIDIYPRFHPTSEWDTSSGQALLESIGGGLMTLDQKPFLYNQRETVLNGGFIAYRDQHCKNIAYDALSRSGILD from the coding sequence ATGTTTATTAAAACGCTTGCCCCACAAGATCAGTTAATTTCACAACTTGTTCCGATCATGGCACAGGCAAGTCAAATATTGTTGGAAGAATACCAAAGTTATTGTGCTGGTTGCGAGTTTAATATTCAGGAAAAAAGTGATGATTCACCTGTAACGCAGGCGGACTTAAAAGTAAATCACTTTTTATTAAAGCACTTAGCGAGCGTGACACCGCAATTACCAGTATTGTCAGAAGAGAGTGATTATTCTGCGAGAGCTGAATGGCAGCGTTGTTGGATGCTTGATCCACTTGATGGCACTAAAGAGTTTATCCATGAGCGTGATGAATTTACGATTAATTTGAGCTTGATTGATGGTCATGAAACAACCTTCGCCATTATTGCAGTGCCATGCGAGCAGGTGATGTACATTGGTTATACCTCTAAATTGCCTTATAAATATAACTTTAGTCGACAAGAATGGTTTCAATACCAGATCGAAGAACATGATGTGGCATCACCACTTCAAATTGGTTTAAGCCATAACAGTAAAAACCCTAAATATAAAAATTTTATAGAACCAATTTTGCAGCATCGGGAAGTTGAGCGTCGTGAAGCTGGTAGTGCTTATAAGTTCTGTATGATGCTTGAGGGTGAAATTGACATTTATCCGCGTTTCCACCCAACATCAGAATGGGATACTAGTTCTGGGCAAGCTTTGCTTGAAAGCATTGGTGGTGGGTTGATGACCTTGGATCAAAAACCATTTCTATATAATCAGCGTGAAACGGTCTTAAATGGTGGCTTTATCGCTTATCGAGATCAGCATTGCAAAAATATTGCATATGATGCGCTTAGTCGTTCTGGCATTTTAGATTGA
- a CDS encoding regulatory protein RecX — translation MFNSEKAEKPKTLTGSRLRSYAFALLTRRDYSQAELITKLNLYAINPEEVAKLVEELAQHNYQSDQRVAELTLASQLRKGKGLQRIKQALKAKQLDTELITEELQEVDWLEQAYQLKLKKFGQEVVTDPKIKAKQIRFLQYRGFDMGVIMKAIARTSEEE, via the coding sequence GTGTTTAATTCTGAAAAAGCAGAAAAACCTAAAACTCTTACAGGCTCGAGATTACGCTCATATGCCTTTGCCCTACTGACCCGTCGTGACTATTCACAAGCTGAGTTAATCACCAAGCTCAATCTCTATGCAATCAATCCAGAAGAAGTTGCAAAGCTAGTTGAAGAATTAGCACAACACAATTATCAAAGTGACCAACGTGTGGCAGAACTAACGTTAGCCAGCCAGTTGAGAAAAGGCAAAGGCTTACAACGCATTAAACAAGCTTTGAAAGCGAAGCAGTTAGATACAGAACTAATTACTGAAGAGCTTCAAGAAGTAGATTGGCTCGAGCAAGCCTATCAGCTCAAACTGAAAAAATTTGGACAAGAAGTCGTGACTGATCCAAAAATCAAAGCAAAACAGATTCGATTTTTACAATATCGTGGTTTTGATATGGGGGTAATTATGAAAGCGATTGCTCGAACGAGCGAAGAGGAATAA
- the iscA gene encoding iron-sulfur cluster assembly protein IscA, with the protein MIHLTENAASHISNYLQNRGKGEGIRIGVKTSGCSGLAYVLEFVDDVDTHDQVFEQLGVKVFVDPKSLVYLNGLEMDYVKNGLNEGFEFNNPNQKGECGCGESFTV; encoded by the coding sequence ATGATCCATTTAACTGAAAATGCTGCGAGTCACATCAGCAATTACCTGCAAAATCGAGGTAAGGGTGAAGGCATTCGTATTGGTGTGAAAACTTCGGGTTGTTCTGGGTTGGCTTATGTACTTGAGTTTGTCGATGATGTCGACACCCATGACCAAGTATTTGAACAACTTGGTGTTAAAGTTTTTGTTGACCCTAAAAGCTTGGTTTATCTCAATGGTTTAGAGATGGACTATGTCAAAAATGGTCTTAACGAAGGCTTTGAATTTAACAACCCAAATCAAAAAGGTGAATGTGGTTGCGGTGAATCATTTACCGTTTAA
- a CDS encoding SurA N-terminal domain-containing protein — MESFRTLIKGWLGKVLLVLFLTPLALVGIEGYFSGSNKADVAKSVNGQDISNKELESATKNYKDQYLSLVKGDESLLNLPVIQEKALDALIARSLLQQQAEKLGMTLSDVQLEQMLAQQPSFQENGQFSQKLYENYLRSVGMTNQALIASLRQDHALKMISTSLMDYALVSKSDVQQLANLQTEQRTLHLASIKLDDYKKGVTVSNQEIADYYNKHKNEFKQVASVDVDYVVLTPALLPKANLAVTEADLQQAYTAFVDKQQKDVKREVKHILITTDARDDAAAQKLANEVYAKIQAGESFAQAAAQYSEDPSSKANGGLVEAYAPGVFSADFDNAVTALKNGQISKPVKTQYGYHIIEANAPAANIPSFETEKARLTAEVEKSKAANLFSDTVNNLNEMVVGGDSLDVVAQEVKGARIESANAVTLTTDNPYLSDLSVKAKLFNDDVKNGDRNASSNIQMANGDTIWIKVRNYHAAGVKPLNEATADVKAKVVEAKAYKAAQAKIATILADFKTQPAAQVVAKSQVTFENAGTFARSQGLKRPIERAAFSIPAPSKEGLWSATTAKLPNELVIVAVSNVNSSVASTLPAEQLQELNKLYQQFRGQQVLEDYTEYLKSQAKIK; from the coding sequence ATGGAATCGTTTCGTACTCTCATTAAGGGTTGGTTGGGTAAAGTCCTGCTCGTTTTGTTTTTGACCCCTTTAGCACTTGTAGGTATTGAAGGGTATTTTAGTGGTAGCAATAAAGCAGACGTTGCGAAATCGGTAAACGGTCAAGATATTTCTAATAAAGAATTAGAAAGTGCAACCAAAAATTATAAAGACCAATATTTATCTTTGGTCAAAGGTGATGAATCACTTTTAAATTTACCTGTTATTCAAGAAAAAGCATTAGATGCATTGATTGCACGTAGCTTATTGCAGCAACAAGCTGAAAAATTAGGCATGACCCTAAGTGATGTACAACTTGAGCAAATGTTGGCTCAGCAGCCTAGCTTCCAAGAAAATGGACAGTTTTCGCAGAAATTATATGAAAACTATTTACGTTCTGTGGGGATGACCAACCAAGCATTGATTGCAAGTTTACGCCAAGACCATGCATTGAAGATGATTTCAACTTCATTGATGGATTATGCATTGGTGAGTAAATCTGATGTACAGCAGTTAGCGAATCTACAAACTGAACAACGCACTTTGCATCTTGCGAGTATCAAGTTAGATGATTATAAAAAAGGCGTGACAGTATCGAATCAAGAAATTGCAGATTACTACAACAAGCATAAAAACGAGTTTAAGCAAGTTGCCAGTGTCGATGTTGATTATGTGGTACTCACACCAGCATTATTACCTAAAGCTAACCTTGCTGTGACAGAGGCTGATTTACAGCAGGCTTATACGGCATTTGTTGATAAGCAGCAGAAAGATGTAAAGCGTGAAGTTAAGCATATCTTAATTACCACGGATGCTCGTGATGATGCAGCTGCGCAAAAGCTTGCAAATGAAGTTTATGCAAAAATTCAAGCAGGTGAATCATTTGCTCAAGCGGCAGCTCAGTACTCTGAAGACCCAAGCTCTAAAGCGAATGGTGGTTTGGTTGAAGCCTATGCACCTGGTGTATTCTCAGCTGATTTTGATAATGCGGTCACTGCATTGAAAAATGGTCAGATTTCTAAACCTGTAAAAACTCAATATGGTTATCACATCATTGAAGCAAATGCACCAGCTGCCAATATTCCTTCATTTGAGACTGAAAAAGCACGTTTAACGGCTGAGGTTGAAAAATCGAAAGCTGCGAATTTATTCAGCGATACAGTGAATAACTTAAATGAAATGGTCGTCGGTGGTGATTCACTTGATGTTGTTGCGCAAGAAGTGAAGGGTGCGCGTATCGAATCTGCTAATGCTGTAACTTTAACAACTGATAATCCATATTTAAGTGATTTGAGTGTTAAAGCAAAATTGTTTAATGATGATGTGAAAAATGGTGATCGTAATGCATCTTCAAATATTCAAATGGCAAATGGCGATACAATCTGGATTAAAGTACGCAATTATCACGCAGCAGGCGTAAAGCCGTTAAACGAAGCAACTGCTGATGTGAAAGCGAAAGTAGTTGAAGCAAAAGCGTATAAAGCGGCTCAAGCGAAAATAGCAACAATCCTTGCTGACTTTAAAACTCAGCCAGCTGCTCAGGTGGTTGCTAAATCTCAAGTTACTTTTGAAAATGCAGGCACATTCGCCCGTTCACAAGGTTTAAAACGTCCAATTGAACGTGCAGCATTTAGTATCCCAGCACCAAGCAAAGAAGGTTTGTGGTCTGCAACTACAGCGAAATTACCAAACGAATTGGTGATCGTTGCGGTATCAAACGTAAATAGCAGTGTTGCAAGCACTTTGCCAGCAGAGCAGTTGCAAGAGCTGAATAAGCTTTATCAGCAGTTCCGTGGTCAGCAAGTCTTGGAAGACTATACTGAATACTTGAAATCACAAGCAAAGATCAAATAA
- a CDS encoding phasin family protein has protein sequence MDNSNIENPNEEAEVKTKPKSKSSKKSALDFKKYTQQIWLAGLGAFSRAEEEGNKLFDSLVKVGEELESKTVDFADNTVGKVTEKAKESVTDTKDKVEKILDTGVNHSLNRIGLVTPKDLQHIEQLLVQLHIKVDALIEENNQLKAKLNKK, from the coding sequence ATGGATAACTCAAACATAGAAAATCCTAACGAAGAAGCTGAAGTAAAAACTAAGCCAAAATCAAAGAGTTCTAAAAAATCTGCACTGGATTTCAAAAAATATACACAACAAATCTGGCTTGCTGGTTTGGGTGCTTTTTCACGTGCAGAAGAAGAAGGGAATAAATTGTTTGACTCACTGGTCAAGGTCGGTGAAGAGCTGGAGTCTAAAACGGTCGATTTCGCAGATAATACTGTAGGTAAGGTGACAGAGAAAGCCAAAGAGTCCGTAACGGATACTAAAGACAAGGTTGAAAAAATTTTAGATACGGGTGTGAATCATTCATTGAATCGTATTGGCTTAGTTACGCCGAAGGATCTTCAGCACATCGAACAGCTCCTTGTTCAGCTTCATATTAAAGTGGATGCTTTGATCGAAGAAAATAATCAACTGAAGGCCAAATTGAATAAAAAGTAA